A genomic segment from Vicia villosa cultivar HV-30 ecotype Madison, WI unplaced genomic scaffold, Vvil1.0 ctg.000470F_1_1, whole genome shotgun sequence encodes:
- the LOC131628657 gene encoding uncharacterized protein LOC131628657: MQTITFSRDKAPCPLDQALSFCRTYRWTEPETSALVALKAKAGIAKGKHTKVVLECWSRGQKFWRFHIRKRCYCNVFSFERRCWDMEGAGYIGDDKAIVETLDLEGWLEIGDVCYFVSDGFLFIIDRLKELVKYKIEEKNLWCCLFRILSSFLSALM, from the exons ATGCAAACTATAACTTTTTCTAGAGATAAAGCACCATGTCCACTGGATCAGGCCTTGTCCTTCTGCCGCACTTACCGTTGGACCGAACCAGAAACGAGCGCTTTGGTGGCACTGAAG GCTAAAGCTGGTATTGCAAAGGGAAAACATACCAAGGTAGTTTTGGAATGTTGGTCGCGGGGACAGAAGTTTTGGCGGTTTCATATTCGAAAGAGATGTTATTGCAATGTCTTTAGCTTTGAAAGACGATGTTGGGATATGGAAGG TGCAGGTTACATAGGAGATGACAAGGCAATTGTTGAGACATTGGATTTAGAGGGATGGTTGGAAATCGGAGATGTTTGTTATTTTGTCTCTGATGGTTTTCTATTCATTATAGATAGATTGAAGGAATTGGTCAAATACAAA ATAGAAGAGAAAAATCTTTGGTGCTGCTTATTCAGAATTTTGTCAAGCTTTTTGTCTGCTCTAATGTGA
- the LOC131628701 gene encoding uncharacterized protein LOC131628701: LCSKPSNSFFFCYFLYFLKICFIIYNLFSTVLNDLARDKKKDKKFDILKELKWDKARLRSIVTEDYRYPRVLRFKASLQLFRETETFIKSFREENTDASFTSQSIPYLKSLISELTSSLQVDVNREILLEIEPKPFPTLRLRRSLKKLKVLLRGEVTRASFTSLIRGCIKGYEYAISKFYASFQEDGFDVNRVINEHEVFLSFRGDDTRASFTSHLHASLQNDGISVFMDEDSLLRGNHISSSLLRAIEDTKISVVVFSRNYAESRWCLEELVKIMSCQRTVGQVVLPVFYGVDPSEVRHQTGEFGEAFRNLLDRISKGKKKKSLKWREALRQAAALAGFVVLDAR, encoded by the coding sequence CTATGTTCTAAACcctcaaactctttttttttttgttactttctatactttttaaaaatttgtttcataatttataatttattttctacAGTTTTAAACGACTTAGCGAGAGATAAAAAAAAGGACAAAAAATTCGACATATTGAAGGAATTAAAATGGGATAAAGCGCGATTAAGAAGTATTGTAACAGAAGACTATCGTTATCCGCGCGTTTTACGTTTTAAAGCTTCTCTTCAACTGTTCCGTGAAACGGAAACGTTCATCAAAAGTTTCAGAGAAGAAAACACAGATGCATCTTTCACTTCACAATCTATTCCATACCTTAAATCTCTCATTTCAGAACTCACTTCTTCTCTTCAAGTGGACGTCAATAGAGAGATCCTTTTAGAAATAGAACCGAAACCATTTCCCACTTTACGTCTCCGTCGTTCTCTTAAAAAACTTAAAGTATTGTTAAGAGGAGAAGTCACACGTGCATCTTTCACTTCACTTATCCGTGGTTGcattaaaggctatgaatatgcCATTTCAAAATTCTATGCTTCTTTTCAAGAGGACGGGTTTGACGTTAATAGAGTGATCAACGAACATGAAGTATTCTTAAGTTTTAGAGGAGATGACACTCGTGCATCTTTCACTTCACATCTCCATGCTTCTCTTCAAAACGATGGAATCTCCGTTTTCATGGACGAGGATTCGCTTCTAAGAGGAAATCACATTTCATCATCACTACTGCGAGCAATTGAAGACACTAAGATCTCTGTGGTTGTTTTCTCAAGAAATTATGCTGAGTCGAGATGGTGTTTGGAAGAATTGGTGAAAATAATGTCGTGTCAGAGAACCGTAGGGCAGGTGGTGCTTCCAGTCTTCTATGGTGTAGATCCATCTGAGGTTCGTCACCAAACTGGTGAGTTTGGAGAAGCATTTCGAAATCTTTTGGATAGGATTTCTAAGGGCAAGAAAAAAAAGTCTCTCAAATGGAGAGAAGCACTTCGTCAAGCTGCTGCCCTCGCTGGTTTCGTAGTTCTAGATGCAAGGTAA
- the LOC131628699 gene encoding disease resistance protein RPV1-like — MHFSNDLPQDAEIISFDEDDTVKIQPRIHDVFLSFRGEDTRSSFTSHLYASLQNAGIDVFKDDHSLQRGDTISSSLIQAIEGSRISIIVFSINYAGSRWCLLELVKIMECHRTTGQIVLPVFYGVDPSEVRHQRGEFGKAYSDLLDKISIEENEDDELLDLELRIGSVNSLRQYPELHEAASLSGFVVLNSRNESEAIKDIVENVTRLLDKTDLFIANNPVGVESRVEDMIQLLEQDIQQSNDVLLLGMWGMGGVGKTTIAKAIYNKIGRNFDGRSFLANIREVWEAGVGQVNLQEQLLSDICKEMTTKIQSIEKGKIILQDRLCHKRILIVLDDVNTLDQLNALCGSHKWFGSGSRIIITTRDRHILRGNRVNQVYEMKNMDERESIELFSWHAFKQASPTKDFVGISKNVVEYSGGLPLALEVLGSYLFDRAVTEWHSVLEKLKRIPNDQVQKKLKISYDGLNDDTEKEIFLDIACFFIGMDRNDVMLVLNGCGLFAEIGISILIERSLVIVDDRNKLGMHDLLRDMGREIIREESPRVLEKRSRLWFHDDVHEVLSDQSGTKAIKGLALKLPRIDAKCFSTNAFKKMTQLRLLQLAGVKLDGDFEYLSTKLRWLSWNKFPLTRIPTNFCRGNLVSIELESSNIKILWKEAQMMGNLKILNLSHSHYLTHTPDFSYMPNLEKLVLKDCPMLSEVSPSIGHLNEILLINLEDCISLSSLPRSIYKLKSLKTLILSGCIKIDKLEEDLEQMESLTTLLANNTAITRVPFSVVRSKSIGYISLCGYQGFSRDVFPSIVWSWMSPSNNLPSQFQTSAATSSLVSFDVPSSSSHELSSFSYHLPRLRSLWVDCNSEDQLSLDAKIILDALYATVSKEFESTATTSQVSNMTTSTLIQYSSQVQVLGSKHSLKSLLIQMGMDCQVTNILKEKILQNMDANGSGGCLFPDDSYPDWLTFNSEGSSVTFKVPQVEGRNLKTMMCIVYTSTPDNITTDGLKNVLVNNFTKATIQLYKREALLSFKDEESQRVISSLEPGNKVEVVVVFENSFIVKKIAVYLVFDKPIGKTIDLYQLPDLNVIACSEDKNECSIKRFLTQEEPTDDFNQNRKKKNRME; from the exons ATGCATTTCTCCAATGACTTACCCCAAGACGCGGAAATAATTTCATTTGATGAAGATGATACAGTAAAAATCCAACCAAGGATCCATGATGTGTTTCTAAGCTTCAGAGGCGAAGATACACGTTCTTCCTTCACTTCACATCTCTACGCTTCTCTTCAAAACGCCGGAATTGATGTTTTTAAGGACGATCATTCACTTCAAAGAGGAGACACCATTTCATCTTCACTCATTCAAGCAATCGAAGGTTCTCGCATTTCTATTATCGTTTTTTCAATCAATTACGCCGGATCGCGATGGTGTCTTCTAGAGTTGGTGAAAATAATGGAGTGTCACAGAACCACGGGCCAAATTGTTCTACCGGTGTTCTACGGTGTTGATCCATCTGAAGTTCGTCATCAGAGAGGTGAATTTGGAAAAGCGTATAGTGATCTTTTGGATAAGATTTCAATTGAggagaatgaagatgatgaattgcTGGATTTAGAATTGAGGATAGGTTCTGTAAACTCGCTTCGTCAATATCCAGAGCTTCATGAGGCCGCTAGCCTGTCTGGCTTCGTGGTCCTAAATTCCAG GAATGAAAGTGAGGCCATCAAGGATATTGTTGAAAATGTTACACGTTTGCTTGACAAGACAGACCTATTTATTGCTAATAATCCAGTGGGTGTTGAATCTCGAGTGGAAGATATGAttcaattgttagaacaagatatcCAACAATCAAATGACGTTCTCTTATTAGGGATGTGGGGTATGGGAGGAGTTGGTAAAACTACCATTGCCAAAGCCATTTATAATAAAATTGGCCGCAATTTTGATGGTAGAAGCTTCCTTGCAAATATTAGGGAAGTTTGGGAGGCTGGTGTTGGTCAAGTGAATTTACAAGAACAACTTCTCTCTGATATTTGCAAAGAAATGACAACCAAGATACAAAgcattgaaaaaggaaaaatcaTATTACAGGATAGACTCTGCCATAAAAGAATACTAATTGTACTTGATGATGTTAATACATTGGACCAACTCAATGCCTTGTGTGGAAGTCATAAATGGTTTGGTTCGGGGAGTAGAATAATTATCACAACAAGAGATAGACATATACTTCGTGGGAATAGGGTTAATCAAGTATATGAAATGAAGAATATGGATGAAAGGGAATCAATTGAGCTATTTAGTTGGCATGCATTCAAGCAAGCAAGTCCTACAAAAGATTTTGTTGGAATTTCCAAAAATGTAGTTGAGTATTCTGGGGGATTGCCATTGGCTCTGGAAGTCCTTGGGTCATATTTGTTTGATAGGGCGGTAACTGAATGGCATTCTGTTTTGGAGAAACTCAAAAGAATTCCTAATGACCAAGTACAAAAGAAGTTAAAAATAAGCTATGATGGTTTAAATGATGACACCGAGAAAGAAATATTTCTTGACATAGCTTGTTTCTTTATTGGGATGGACCGAAACGATGTTATGCTTGTACTAAATGGCTGTGGACTTTTTGCAGAAATTGGAATAAGTATTCTTATTGAGCGAAGCCTTGTAATTGTTGATGATAGGAACAAGCTTGGAATGCATGATTTGCTGCGAGATATGGGAAGAGAAATCATTCGTGAGGAATCACCAAGGGTGCTTGAAAAGCGTAGCAGGTTGTGGTTTCATGATGATGTGCATGAAGTATTATCAGACCAATCT gGAACAAAAGCTATCAAGGGGCTGGCTTTGAAGTTACCAAGAATTGATGCAAAGTGTTTTAGTACTAATGCATTTAAGAAGATGACGCAACTCAGATTACTTCAACTTGCTGGAGTGAAACTTGATGGAGATTTTGAATATCTTTCAACAAAACTGAGGTGGCTATCTTGGAACAAATTTCCTTTAACACGTATACCTACAAACTTTTGTCGAGGAAATTTGGTTTCCATCGAGTTAGAGAGCAGCAATATCAAAATTCTGTGGAAAGAGGCCCAG ATGATGGGAAATCTTAAAATTCTCAACCTTAGCCATTCACATTATTTGACACACACTCCTGACTTTTCATACATGCCTAATCTTGAAAAGCTAGTACTCAAGGATTGCCCAATGTTGTCTGAGGTTTCTCCTAGCATTGGACATCTCAATGAAATTCTTTTGATAAATTTGGAAGATTGCATTAGCCTTTCTAGCCTCCCAAGAAGCATCTATAAGTTGAAATCTTTGAAAACTCTCATTCTTTCTGGTTGTATAAAGATTGACAAGTTGGAAGAGGATTTGGAACAAATGGAATCTTTAACCACCCTACTTGCAAATAACACTGCAATAACAAGAGTGCCCTTTTCAGTGGTAAGGTCCAAAAGCATTGGATATATTTCTCTGTGCGGCTATCAAGGATTTTCACGTGATGTGTTTCCATCTATCGTTTGGTCTTGGATGTCACCATCAAATAATCTCCCATCTCAATTTCAAACATCTGCTGCCACGTCATCCCTTGTTTCTTTTGATGTACCAAGTAGTAGTTCACATGAACTATCGTCTTTTTCTTACCACCTTCCTAGGCTTCGAAGTCTTTGGGTGGATTGCAACTCTGAAGACCAACTTTCTCTAGATGCTAAAATAATTTTGGATGCTTTATATGCTACAGTTTCTAAGGAATTTGAATCAACTGCAACTACATCACAAGTATCAAATATGACTACTTCTACATTGATTCAATACAGCAGTCAAGTGCAGGTTTTGGGTTCAAAACATTCCTTAAAGTCTCTTTTAATTCAAATGGGAATGGATTGCCAAGTCACCAATATTCTCAAAGAGAAAATTTTACAG AATATGGATGCCAATGGGAGTGGTGGTTGTTTGTTCCCTGATGATAGTTATCCAGATTGGTTAACCTTTAATTCCGAAGGTTCTTCGGTAACTTTTAAAGTCCCTCAAGTGGAAGGGCGTAACTTGAAGACAATGATGTGTATTGTCTATACTTCCACCCCAGATAACATAACAACAGATGGCCTTAAAAATGTGTTGGTGAACAATTTCACAAAGGCCACCATTCAGCTCTATAAGAGAGAAGCATTACTCTCCTTTAAAGATGAAGAGAGCCAGAGAGTAATATCAAGTTTAGAACCCGGTAACAAAGTGGAGGTGGTTGTTGTTTTCGAGAACAGTTTCATTGTGAAGAAGATAGCGGTTTATCTTGTATTCGATAAACCAATTGGTAAAACTATTGATCTATATCAATTACCAGATTTGAATGTCATTGCTTGTAGTGAGGATAAAAATGAATGCTCTATCAAGAGATTTCTTACTCAAGAAGAGCCCACAGATGACTTCAATCAAAACAGAAAGAAGAAAAATCGAATGGAATGA
- the LOC131628692 gene encoding disease resistance protein RUN1-like, with protein MSSSKIRSIVPLRPKNGQIRRKVLNDIASYKKKNKKFDILKELKVHKDKALLRSILKEDDRYPRIVRLKASLQLFSETETFFKSLREENTDASFTSHLHDCIQYLRSLISEITSSLEVDVNSEIILQEILSSFKRNSASRPAKRLRGSLKKLEYLISRFDFNRDILELEVLLRGEVTRGSFTSLLHDCIRGYEDLISELSTSFQEDGFDVNRVIHEHEVFLSFRGDDTRASFTSHLHASLQNDGISVFMDENSLQRGNHISSSLLRAIEDTKISVIVFSRNYADSRWCLEELVKIMRCRRTVGQVVLPVFHGVDPSEVRHQTGEFGETFQSLLDRISKGKKKKSLKWREALRQAAGLAGFVVPNSRNEREAINHILEKVTLLLDKTQLFVADNPVGVESRVRDIIQQLDIQQSNKVLLLGMWGMGGTGKTTIAKAIYNKIGRNFEGRSFLANIRETWEGTTGKVSLQEQLLLDIFKETKTKIQNIESGKTTLKNRLCHKRVLLILDDVNSLDQLKALCGNREWFGSGSRIIITTRDKHILRGLRVDKVYAMKEMDENESIELFSLNAFKQPSPRKQFAEISRNIVEYCGGLPLALEVIGSYLFDRPLTDWKCVLEKIKLIPNDQVQQKLKISYDGLNDDLEKEIFLDIACFFIGMDRNDVIQILNPCGLFAEIGISVLVERSLVTVDDKNKLGMHDLLRDMGREIIREKSPKEPEERSRLWFREDVLGVLFDRNGTKAVEGLALKLPIANSKCFSTKAFKKMKRLRLLQLVCVQLDGDFEYLSRNLRWLCWNGFPLTCIPSNFYQGNLVSMELENSNMKFMWKETPRMEMLKILNLSHSHQLMQTPNFSNLPNLEKLILVDCRMLSEVSNSIGDLNKILLINMEDCTSLCNLPRSIYKLTSLKTLILSGCLMIDTLEEDIEQMESLTTLIANNTGITRVPFSIVRSKSIGYISLCGYEGFSRDVFPAILSSWMSPTNNFTPQFQTSTIMSSLISLDVPHSSSQELSSISKYLPSLRSLWVECSSEDQLSHDTTIILEALYALNSRELEPTSTTSQVSKNSLKSLFIQLGRNCQVANILKEKVLQYMTGDESGGCVLLGDSYPDWLSFNCDGSAVIFKVPQVEGRNLKSLICIAYSSTPDDITSDGLKNVLVKNYTKATIQLYKKETLASFTDEEGERVVSSIEPRDKVEVVVVFENGFSVKKTTVYLVYDEPMGEKSEQWEAPEGNTIACSADENESVQCEEPDENANAYSADENESILRTSSPQVELVEKNVGASSCGSVKYSFRQWITNFMCRLVECWG; from the exons ATGTCTTCCTCAAAGATCCGATCAATTGTGCCACTTCGACCCAAAAACGGACAGATTAGAAGAAAAG TTTTAAACGACATAGCGAgttataaaaagaaaaacaaaaaattcgACATATTGAAGGAATTAAAAGTGCATAAAGATAAAGCATTGTTAAGAAGTATTCTAAAAGAAGACGATCGTTATCCTCGTATTGTACGTTTGAAAGCTTCTCTTCAATTGTTCAGTGAAACGGAAACGTTCTTCAAAAGTTTGAGAGAAGAAAACACAGATGCATCTTTCACTTCACATCTCCATGATTGTATTCAATACCTTAGATCTCTCATTTCAGAAATCACCTCTTCTCTTGAAGTGGACGTCAATAGCGAAATCATTTTACAGGAAATACTCTCAAGTTTCAAAAGAAATTCTGCTTCACGTCCCGCAAAACGTCTCCGTGGTTCTCTTAAAAAACTTGAATATCTGATTTCACGGTTTGACTTTAATAGAGATATCCTTGAACTTGAAGTGTTGTTAAGAGGAGAAGTCACACGTGGATCTTTCACTTCACTTCTCCATGATTGCATTAGAGGCTATGAAGATCTCATTTCAGAACTCAGTACTTCTTTTCAAGAGGACGGGTTTGACGTTAATAGAGTCATCCACGAACATGAAGTGTTCTTAAGTTTCCGAGGAGATGACACACGTGCATCTTTCACTTCACATCTTCATGCTTCTCTTCAAAACGATGGAATCTCTGTTTTCATGGACGAGAATTCGCTTCAAAGAGGAAATCACATTTCATCATCACTACTGCGAGCAATTGAAGACACTAAGATCTCTGTGATTGTTTTCTCAAGAAATTATGCTGATTCGAGATGGTGTTTGGAAGAATTGGTGAAAATAATGAGGTGTCGCAGAACTGTAGGGCAGGTGGTGCTTCCAGTTTTCCATGGTGTAGATCCATCTGAGGTTCGTCACCAAACTGGTGAGTTTGGAGAAACATTTCAAAGTCTTTTGGATAGAATTTCAAAGGGCAAGAAAAAAAAGTCTCTTAAATGGAGAGAAGCACTTCGTCAAGCTGCTGGCCTTGCTGGTTTCGTAGTTCCAAATTCAAG GAATGAAAGGGAGGCTATCAATCATATTCTTGAAAAAGTTACTCTTTTGCTTGACAAGACACAACTGTTTGTTGCTGATAATCCAGTGGGAGTTGAATCACGAGTGCGAGATATAATTCAACAGCTAGATATCCAACAATCAAATAAAGTTCTACTCCTGGGGATGTGGGGTATGGGAGGAACCGGTAAAACTACCATTGCAAAAGCCATTTACAACAAAATTGGCCGCAATTTTGAAGGTAGGAGTTTCCTGGCAAATATTAGGGAAACTTGGGAAGGAACTACTGGTAAAGTGTCTTTACAAGAACAACTTCTGTTAGAtatcttcaaagaaacaaaaaccAAGATACAAAACATTGAGTCTGGAAAAACTACATTGAAGAATAGGCTCTGTCATAAAAGAGTACTTCTCATACTTGATGATGTGAATAGTTTGGACCAACTAAAAGCTTTGTGTGGAAATCGTGAATGGTTTGGTTCTGGGAGTAGAATAATTATCACAACCAGAGATAAACATATACTTAGAGGGCTACGAGTTGACAAAGTATACGCAATGAAAGAAATGGATGAAAATGAATCAATTGAGCTTTTTAGTTTGAATGCATTCAAGCAACCTAGTCCTAGAAAACAATTTGCTGAAATTTCTAGAAATATTGTTGAGTACTGTGGAGGATTGCCACTAGCTCTGGAAGTCATTGGTTCTTATTTGTTTGACAGACCACTCACAGATTGGAAGTGTGTATTGGAGAAAATCAAACTAATTCCCAATGATCAAGTACAACAGAAGTTAAAAATTAGCTATGATGGTTTAAATGATGACCTTGAGAAAGAAATATTTCTTGACATAGCTTGTTTCTTTATTGGGATGGACCGAAATGATGTTATACAGATATTAAATCCTTGTGGACTTTTTGCAGAAATCGGAATAAGTGTGCTTGTTGAGCGAAGCCTGGTAACTGTTGATGATAAAAACAAGCTTGGAATGCATGATTTGTTACGAGATATGGGAAGAGAAATCATACGTGAAAAATCACCCAAGGAGCCCGAGGAGCGTAGCAGATTATGGTTTCGTGAAGATGTGCTTGGTGTTTTATTTGATCGAAAT GGAACAAAAGCTGTTGAGGGACTAGCTTTGAAGTTGCCAATAGCTAATTCAAAATGTTTTAGCACTAAAGCGTTTAAGAAGATGAAGAGACTGAGATTGCTTCAACTTGTTTGTGTACAACTTGATGGAGATTTTGAATATCTTTCAAGAAATTTAAGATGGCTATGTTGGAACGGATTTCCTTTAACATGCATACCTTCAAATTTTTATCAAGGAAACTTAGTTTCCATGGAGTTAGAAAACAGCAATATGAAATTTATGTGGAAAGAGACCCCG AGAATGGAGATGCTGAAAATCCTAAACCTTAGTCATTCCCATCAACTGATGCAGACCCCAAACTTCTCAAATTTGCCTAATCTTGAAAAGCTAATACTTGTAGATTGTCGAATGTTATCTGAGGTTTCCAACAGCATTGGAGATCTCAATAAAATTCTTCTAATAAATATGGAAGACTGTACTAGCCTATGTAACCTTCCAAGAAGCATTTATAAATTGACATCTCTTAAAACTCTAATTCTTTCAGGGTGTTTAATGATTGACACGTTGGAAGAAGACATAGAACAAATGGAATCTTTGACCACTTTGATTGCAAATAACACTGGAATAACAAGAGTTCCGTTTTCTATAGTGAGATCAAAAAGTATCGGCTACATTTCTTTGTGCGGCTATGAGGGTTTCTCACGGGATGTATTTCCAGCTATCCTTTCGTCTTGGATGTCTCCAACAAATAATTTTACACCCCAATTTCAAACATCTACTATTATGTCTTCTCTTATTTCTTTAGATGTACCACATAGTAGTTCCCAGGAGCTATCATCGATTTCCAAGTACCTTCCAAGTCTTAGAAGTCTTTGGGTGGAGTGTAGCTCGGAAGATCAACTTTCTCATGATACAACAATAATTTTAGAGGCATTATATGCCCTAAATTCTCGAGAATTGGAACCAACATCAaccacatcacaagtatcaaaaAATTCCTTGAAATCTCTTTTCATTCAACTGGGAAGGAATTGCCAAGTTGCCAATATTCTGAAAGAGAAAGTTTTACAG TATATGACCGGTGACGAGAGTGGTGGTTGTGTGCTCCTGGGTGATAGTTATCCCGATTGGTTAAGCTTCAATTGTGATGGTTCTGCTGTAATTTTTAAAGTCCCTCAAGTAGAAGGGCGTAACTTGAAGTCATTGATCTGCATTGCCTATTCATCAACTCCGGATGACATAACATCGGATGGTCTTAAAAATGTGTTGGTGAAAAATTACACGAAAGCCACCATTCAGCTCTATAAGAAAGAGACACTTGCTTCCTTTACGGACGAGGAGGGGGAGAGAGTAGTATCAAGTATAGAACCCAGAGACAAAgtggaagttgttgttgtttttgaaaaTGGTTTCAGTGTGAAGAAAACTACAGTTTATCTCGTATATGATGAACCAATGGGAGAAAAAAGTGAACAATGGGAAGCACCAGAAGGAAATACTATTGCTTGTAGTGCCGATGAAAATGAAAGCGTACAATGTGAAGAACCAGACGAAAATGCTAATGCTTATAGTGCTGATGAAAATGAAAGCATATTAAGGACGAGCTCTCCACAAGTGGAACTCGTGGAAAAAAATGTTGGTGCGAGTAGTTGTGGATCTGTCAAATATAGTTTTAGACAGTGGATTACAAATTTTATGTGTAGATTAGTGGAGTGCTGGGGATAG